The genomic window CTTTAGCCCTAGCTTTCATGGCTTCCATATTATCACCAGGTTTTACATCTGTATTGTTTGGCATAATTGCAATTACAGGGTAGCCCTTATCGGCATACTTTTTATTTAATGCTTCTACTCTATCTTCATAAGCCACAGCATACGGACAAGTATTACAAGTAAACACAACAATAAACCCTTTTGCTTCTTTATAATCTGATAAAGACACCATTTTACCATCAATGTTTTCTAGACTAAAATCGGTAGCAAGATCTCCAATTTTATAACCACCTTCATCTGTGGTTTCTGTAAAAGCAGATAATGCTACTGTCAACACCATTACTGCGAATAATTTTAAAGTATTCATAAGGTTATTATTTTAAAAATTGTTTTAATTCGGCTTCTAATTCTTCTTTAGTAAACGACCTTTCGTAGAATTGTCGTTTTTCTTTATTATAAATGATTGTTGCTGGTAATGCACCAGACCAATCTTTGTTAATAGCAGGTATCCATCGGTTTTGGTCTACATCATCAAAGGCTACTACTTCCGATTGTAAATTATGCTTTTTAATAAATGGCTTTAACTTAGTATCATAATTTTTTGGGAAATCTAAACTCACCAACAAAACCTCAACGTTATTGTTTTTATACTTTTCATTAATTTCCTCAAAATACGGTAACTCTTTTACACAAGGAGCACACCATGTTGCCCAAAAGTTAACCACGTGAACTTTATCATCTTGCATATTGATTAATGGCTCCAAACCATCATAGTCATATATCTTTAAATCAAAATCTAATACACTCTTAGCTTCTTTCTCTTTATTTAGAGTTAACTCAGATGCATTTATTTCTTTAGTTTCTTCAGTATTGTCCTTACAAGAACAGATAACCAATAAACATAAAAATAGTATTCGCTTCATGACATAAATTTATTAATAGAAACACACACAATTGAATAATTAACAAAAAATTAATTGTGAAGTAAAAATAATATCATACATTTGTATATACAATTGTTGTATATGAAAGATATAACTGAAATATTAAAAACAAAGACCAGCTTACCATTAGCCAAGAAGACCGTTTTAAATGTGTCTTTTGCAAGTAATCATTTTAAGGATGGCATCCTGTCTGTTTTAAAACCTCATGATATATCTATAGAACAATTCAACGTTTTAAGAATTTTGCGAGGAAAGAACGGTGAACCTTCTAACTTAAAAGATATTCAAGACAGAATGATTAGTAAAATGAGTAATACCACTCGCCTAGTTGACAAACTCATCCTTAAGAATTTGGTTGAGCGTTTCACATGTGAGAAAAACAGAAGAAAAGTTGATATCTACATAACCGACGGAGGTCTTAAATTACTTGAACTAGTTGATCCAATTATTGAAGAAAAAGAAAACGAATTAACCAACAATTTAAGTAAGAAAGAGTTAAAAACATTGAACCTTTTGCTCACAAAAATGAGAGGTTAAAAAATTTTAAAACAACATTTGTATATACAACTTAAGTACTAACAACAAAATAATTTTTACATGAATAAGATTATAGAAAACTTAAAATGGCGCTATGCCACAAAGAAATTCGATAGTTCTAAAACAATATCTACTGAAGATTTTGAAACGCTCAAAAAAGCTATGCAATTAACAGCATCTTCTTACGGATTACAACCTTACAAAATCTTAAATATAGTAGACAAAGAAACGCGTACAAAGTTACGTGCTGCATCGTGGAATCAATCACAAATAGAAGATGCATCACACATGATAGTACTTGCTAATATGACCGATTTCGGAGATGAATTAGTTGACAACTATTTTGAAAACGTTATTGATACCAGAAATCTGAATAAAGAAGATGTAGCAGATTATGCAAATACCATAAAATCTACAATTGGCCAACTTAGCCAAGAACAAAAAGCTGTATGGACAGCAAAACAAGCTTATATAGTAGTGGGTAACTTATTATCTGCCGCCGCACAATTAAGAATAGATGCCTGTCCTATGGAAGGCTTTCAAAGCGAAGAATACAACAAAATTCTTGATCTAAATTCTAAAAATCTTAATGCTGCAGTAGTTGTTACTCTTGGCTATAGATCTGAAGAAGATGGTACTCAACACTATAAAAAAGTAAGAAAATCAGAAAATCAATTATTTACAAACATTTAAAACTTAAAAACAAACAATTACAATGAAAAACAAAAATTCACAAATCGCTATGCTATTTATCTTAGCATTCTCTTTTATGTCATTTACAGTGCTAAAAGACAAAAAAGTAGATGTATCATCAAGTAAAGTAACATGGAAAGGCTACAAAGTTGGTGGTGAGCACGAAGGAACAATTAAACTAAAAGAAGGTTCTTTATCTTTTAATGATGATACTTTAGAAGGTGGTTCTTTTACTATTGATATGACTTCTATAAATACCACAGATTTAACAGGAGATTATAAAGACAAATTAGATGGTCATTTAAAATCTGATGATTTCTTTGGTGTAGATGAATATCCAACAGCGACTTTAAAAATCACTTCAGTAAGCGGTAAAAATGGTAAATACAATGTTAAAGGAGACATTACCATAAAAGGTATAACAGAATCAATTTCTTTTCCTATGACAGTTACTGAAAATTCTGCAACTGCTAGTTTAAAAATAGACAGAACAAAGCACAAAATCACATATAAATCACCTTCGTTATTAGAAACTTTAAAAGATAAAGCTATCTA from Winogradskyella sp. MH6 includes these protein-coding regions:
- a CDS encoding YceI family protein, with product MKNKNSQIAMLFILAFSFMSFTVLKDKKVDVSSSKVTWKGYKVGGEHEGTIKLKEGSLSFNDDTLEGGSFTIDMTSINTTDLTGDYKDKLDGHLKSDDFFGVDEYPTATLKITSVSGKNGKYNVKGDITIKGITESISFPMTVTENSATASLKIDRTKHKITYKSPSLLETLKDKAIYDEFDINVELKF
- a CDS encoding MarR family winged helix-turn-helix transcriptional regulator translates to MKDITEILKTKTSLPLAKKTVLNVSFASNHFKDGILSVLKPHDISIEQFNVLRILRGKNGEPSNLKDIQDRMISKMSNTTRLVDKLILKNLVERFTCEKNRRKVDIYITDGGLKLLELVDPIIEEKENELTNNLSKKELKTLNLLLTKMRG
- a CDS encoding TlpA family protein disulfide reductase produces the protein MKRILFLCLLVICSCKDNTEETKEINASELTLNKEKEAKSVLDFDLKIYDYDGLEPLINMQDDKVHVVNFWATWCAPCVKELPYFEEINEKYKNNNVEVLLVSLDFPKNYDTKLKPFIKKHNLQSEVVAFDDVDQNRWIPAINKDWSGALPATIIYNKEKRQFYERSFTKEELEAELKQFLK
- a CDS encoding NAD(P)H-dependent oxidoreductase yields the protein MNKIIENLKWRYATKKFDSSKTISTEDFETLKKAMQLTASSYGLQPYKILNIVDKETRTKLRAASWNQSQIEDASHMIVLANMTDFGDELVDNYFENVIDTRNLNKEDVADYANTIKSTIGQLSQEQKAVWTAKQAYIVVGNLLSAAAQLRIDACPMEGFQSEEYNKILDLNSKNLNAAVVVTLGYRSEEDGTQHYKKVRKSENQLFTNI
- a CDS encoding thioredoxin family protein, whose translation is MNTLKLFAVMVLTVALSAFTETTDEGGYKIGDLATDFSLENIDGKMVSLSDYKEAKGFIVVFTCNTCPYAVAYEDRVEALNKKYADKGYPVIAIMPNNTDVKPGDNMEAMKARAKAKGFTFPYLMDKGQKIYPQYGATKTPHVYLLEKTKKGNVVKYIGAIDDNYKDANAVKTKYVENAVDALLKGKEIEVKETRAIGCTIKV